The Cynocephalus volans isolate mCynVol1 chromosome 1, mCynVol1.pri, whole genome shotgun sequence region AACTTTCTGCAAcaatttacatacattttaaacaattactacaagatattttaaatttttaaatagttaatacAGGAAAAATATGGAGTGAATAGTTCGTGACACTAAACTGTTTATGATACAAGGTATCTTAAAAAGCAAATCTGGGAACTGAATTTCCTTACGACTCTAGGCTCTcgttaaaattttcttttttttttttttaaagatgaccagtaaggggatgttaacccttgacttggtgttatcagcaccacactctcccgagtgagccacgggccggcccctaaaatatcttttttctactattatttccattttattctatcAATCTACTCTCTTGAGAGCTACAAAAGTGACTTTAGCAACTCTATAAAAATCAGCTGTCAATTCAATTTCTTGAGAGTGCTGATGAGAGAGACTGATGTCTGAGAAATCCATCAGTTTTTCACAAGGAACTGGCTTCTGCTCAGCTTCCCTCTCTCCCTGAGGTAAGCAAACATGTGCCGACGTCTCCTCCATGTGACCTTCATCCCATAATTCTCCTCGGGGGTGTCTTTAACCAGAATAGGCCCAGGATTTGGGCTGTTGGGAGTGCTAATGTGAAGGGAGCAGCCTGAAAGGATGTTTTCCCTCTGATCTAGGGGAATGGGTTTTTCCTTTACAGAAGATGATTCTGGGGTCTGAATGTCAGGTGGAATGAACACACAAGGTAAGTTCTGAAGTGTGTGTGCTGACAGTTCCCCACAGCTTTGGGGACTGAGCATTGGAACTAAGGGCCTTCTGGAAACATCCTTTTCTGATTGATTGGGGCATTCCCTGATTAAGGGGATATCCAATGTCTCTGAACTGGAAGAAGATTGTGGAATCTCAAAGGTTAGATATGGAAACTTGGAGGTGGTAGATTTTCTACTCGAACATCTTGCTTGGTCTCGGTGATGATGTTTCTTGTGGGCTGGAAGCCAGTTTTCTGCTGTTGTGTCAAACTGAGGAGTTAcctaaggaaaagggaaaaaaaaaaaaaaaaaaaaagtgaggcgAGCCAACTACCAAGCACTAAGCTAAGAGAGGAAACTTATATCCAATAACCAGAATGCTAATGGGGGCCCACTATagtaatggacacaaaacaaaaatagctgTCTAATGGGATAATAATGAAAGGGATATGAGCTTTAAGCAACTTATTCCATGTTTCTGgctttcagtttcttcatgtgtaagAAAGGGGACAATGCCTCTCCGTTCCTCATGCCATATGGCTGGCTGCCACTTGTATAACTGTCTATAAACGTCATGAGGTCAGGGACCAGCAGTCTAGTTCACATTGACCCCCAGCACCtcgcagagtgcctggcacaaagaagTCCCTCAGTAAATAATGAATAGCTGACTGCAAGAATAGGGAGTGAGATCAcgtacagtcatgcaccacataacatTTCGGTCGAGGATGGACTGTACATATGACGGTGGTCCCATAGATTGTGATGGAGCAGATAATTTCCTATTGCCTTATGACGTTGTAGtgcaatttattttctcataaatttagtgtagcctaattGCAAAGTGTTTTAAAAGTCAACAGTAGCAcattcacattcactcaccactcactcactgactcactcagAGCAAcatccagtcctgcaagctccatgaaTGTAAGTACCCTTTCCAGGtgcaccattttttatcttttataccatatttttactgtatcttttctatgtttagatatgttcagatacacaaatacataccattgtgttacagttaCCTAtggtattcagtacagtaacatgccgtacaggtttgtagcctaggagccacaggcagtaccatatagcctaggtgagtAGTAGGGTGTGTAGTAGGCCGCACCATCTAGCTTTGTttaagtatactctatgatgttcacacaatgatgaaattgcctcaCTGCACATTTCTCAGAAATGTGTATCTCCAGGAATAGACAGTctgcagcatcactctctcccacaaatcatccaaatttacaactataaaaatgtaacatcttgggccggcccgtggctcactcaggagagtgcggtgctgataacaccaaggccatgggttcggatcccatatagggatggctggttagctcactgggtgagtgtggtgctgacaacaccaagccaagggttaagatccccttaccagtcatcttttaaaaaaataaaataaataataaaaatgtaacatcagccaagccatggcactggagctcaggggagaaggagaagagagctacggagttcatgaagatggaagaaactacgatgagagaaagaaaaagctgctctgagcattttgggccacagctgctttaaggctggagctgctgagcacatggagcaggagccggcagaagccgcagctgtgcgcttcagatggagttacttggaggcagcaagagagaagagggaggcccccaggacagcaagaccactaatagggttcccatagacccccacaggagcgaggagccagaacaactgaaaaaagggagccattcagaggctggtgagtcatctcaagggactggcgcagggtccgtcccatgggaagtgtttggagcacaggtggtgggggagataggcccactgggagaacactgggacacagcaaggacagccaatccgccccccaatcagcacaggaacactcagaggagactggtcaggaatgcagaattgcatggggtgcagtttgatgaaaaaactcaggcccagatcagagattctacagaacacagatctaccgggtctctggagagccagaagtacctataagatcagccattaaactctgagctgtacaaaaagtcttccctagggaaacagcagcaaagcagcaatttagctcaaccacacagctcaagtacttgttcccacaggaagttccccccatgtcagaagtaagcaaaggacaaaaaactagttccagcccaggcacaccactagcaccttggggcctgcctgggaaccagaggctcgGATATGGGGACCAGACTACACTCCCACTTCCaagcaaactgcaccagtgcctcagggccagcctggggacctgaagcatggagaaggggactggacccccctcccgcaaccaggcacacggagacagcgccttggggcccacccagggacccggggtatggagtcggggaccagaccaccctctcacaaccaggcacaacatgccagcacctcagagcccacccaggggcccggggcatggagaaggggaccggacctctctcccacaaccaggcacactacacCAGTGCCTCaaggcctgcccggggacctgaggcatggataagggaactggacctctctcccacaaccaagcacaccaagccagcgccttggggcccacccacggtcccgggacatggagaaggggactggaccaccctcccacaaccatgccagcacctcagagcccacccagggacccagggcatagagaaggggaccagacctccctcccacaaccatgcacaccaagccagcgccttgggtcccacccagtgatccgaggcatggagccaggaaccagaccctcctcccacaacaaggcacaccatgtcagtacattagggcccacccagggacccgaggcaaggagaaggggactggacctctctcccacaaccagggacactgtgcgagcacctcggggcccacccagcccagaggcatgcagaaggggcctggaccctcctcccataccaggcacaaaatgccagcacctcagggcccacctgggtacccaaggcatggagaacgggaccggaccctcctcccacaaccaggcacactgcgccagtaccttggggccagcccagggacctgggacatggagaagggtactagacccctctcccacaaccaggcacatggtgccagagccttggggcctgcccagagaccaaaggcatggagaaggggaccaaacacaccccacaaccaggcataccgccagtgccaaggaacatgctcaaaacagcacctccacgtgggtggcccaccacagccaccacaccacagccaccacaataaccatggctgctgcaaaaggaGCTAGATGCCGTAGCCACCACGCAGATAGTCctccaaccactggagtgcattcacacaagaagagtcaccagcagagacaaagaaaagaagaggatgtctctttccacaaagcccatttcagcgtgacagaagaagcatgtgctctatgataatattgggggacctgatcacatctctcagcattggtcagatcatctaggcaataagtTAACAGAgtattcagaaggagagaagaaatctacggCAATTAGAGCGGGGAGGGAATGctggaaggggagaggttggacaaggggcataaagaataattatgatttgtaacaatatatatgctagtaatattgatttgatcaacatatctcaatgttcaaccccaaaaatatatataattgattttgattcaataaataagataaatttttttaaaaaatagaaaaaaagaaatgtgtatcTCCATTGTTAACGGATGCATGACTATGAAGAAAGCAATTTACATAGAAAGCTGTATACATAAtgagtattcaataaatgctcaTTCCTAGTCTCACTACAGGATTCTAATGTTTAAATTTCTTCCACAATCCTGAAGCAAGTATTATGGTTCTTCCAAGCAGTCCTGAGCAAggtatatttattaaataacccTAAGCAAAGCTTATGCTTTTGTCTGGCCCTTCTGCTATACTACTTACCCATCATTGTAGCTATGTTCTCTTCCCAGGCCTTTTAGACTGTCAAAATATGTCATATGCCatttctgtggattttttttttcaaggttcaATCCATTAAGCAGTAAACAGAGTACTTAGCTAAATGCTTCCCCTCCCACATAAAGTTCAGGGAACAATCTCATATTTTACTCATGCTGCCATCTGCCTGGCTCTCTCATCCAGCTCCTGGGCAGTGAAACTTTTACACTGAACTCCTTCAGAGGAATGCGGGGGGACGACTACAATTGCGTCTTACGCATACCTCAATTTGAACTGAGAAATGAAGAGATTCCAGGGAAAACAGCTGAATGCAGACAGAAAGAGGACTTTGCCTCCTTGTCCCTGCCCCACGAATCTTCTCATTCTTTGGAGGCTCTGGTTCAAGGGACAGAACAGTCAGCATTCTGAAAAGCCTGACAGAGTAGAAGTCAAAGTAACAATCCCACGGGCCTACCCAGGAAGTGATGGTACTGTGGTCAATGGGCTTGCTGGGCACCAGACGGGTGTGGGTGACTGGACGCTGTGGAGATCCATAGCGGTGTTTGGGGCCCTCCAGTGGTGGCTGGTGGAATAGCAGCTGGGCTTTCTGGGAACGTTGGCGGTGTTTTTTTCTGGGAGGCATCAATAGGTGAATGAGGAGCAGTTAGTAACCACATGGTGCTGGTTGCCTTCAGGTTGGGGGATAGGCTCCAATTCCAACCCATACCTGTAGGGAAGAAACAAAAGCTGGGAAAAAATAATCTAGATGATTCCCTAGCTCTTCTACCGTAACTACCACCCCCTACCTCAAGGCTGTGAGGAACACAGCTTCCTGTATCTACACCACCAAGCAAAAACACAGTATTCATATTCAAcaacattcattcaataaacatttactgagcatgaGTTAAGTGCCATGCTGGGTGATAggaatttaaagataaataatcatttattcaacaatcaCATTGAGTGCCAAACACTTGTATATAGAGGTCCTTGTCTTCAAGGAGCTGAAAGTCCAGTGGAGGGAAACAGACAATTACAACACAATCTGAGAATACAATGTTTCCATTCACCTCAGGGGATGCTTGCTGGAGAGGGACATACCTGACCTAGGTATGGAAAGGCTAGGTGAAGCAAAAAAGCAGGAAGGGCACTCTGGCCTgaggaacagcatatgcaaaggcacAAAAACATGAAGGAGTATTGTGAAATCAGGGAAAACTCAATGTAGCTAGACACAGAGTATGAAAAGATGAATGACAAAAGTTGGGGCTGGACATGGTGTCAGGGTCAGGTCAGAAAAACCATGTGAGGAGAATTCCAGTCAAGGTGGCGGAATAcatggttcccagcgtcactctctcccacaaatcaaccaatttacaactataaaaatgtaacatcagccaagctggggccactagagctcaggggaagaggagagacctacagagttcatgaagggagagaagccacgatgagagaaagaaaaaactgctctgagtgtttcaggcTGCGGCTGCTAttagcctggagctgctgagcacatggagcaggaactggcagAAGCCACAAGTGTGCCTtttggatggagttacttggaggtggcagaggagaagagggccttgccAGCCCCCCAGGAcaccaagaccactaacagggttcccatggacccacgcaggagcgaggagccagaacaactgaaaaaagggagccactcagaggccggtgagtcatcgcaagggactggtgcagggcccgtcccatgggaagtgtttggagcacaggtggtgggggagacgggcccaccaggagaacactggagcATAGTAAGAACAGCCGAtctaccccccaatcagcacagaaccaTGCacaggagactggttgggaatgcggaattgcatggggtgcagtttgatgcaaaaactcaggcccagatcagcgTTTCCACACAACACAGATctaccgggtctctggagagccggaaatacctataaggtcaaccattaaacactgagctacacaaaaagccttccctagagaaacagcagcaatgcagcaatttaactcaaccacacagctcaagtacttgttcccacaggaagttccccattttagcaataagcaaaggacaaaaacatagttctggcccaggcacaccttGGGGTGTGGGAAcctgcctgggaaccggaggcttggagccagggacccgaccccactcccacatccaggcacaccatgccagtgcctcggggcctgcccagggaacCGAGGCATGGACAAGGGGactagacccccctcccacaaccaggcacactgtgccagcgctTCAGGACCCACCCAGAGACCCGAGGCATTGAGAAGGTGACTGggcccactcccacatccaggcacaccgccagcaccttgggactcaccagggacctgaggcatgaagaaAGGGACCTGACttccctcctacaaccaggcataccacaccagtgccttggggcctgcccagtgacccaaggcatagAGAAAGGGACCAggcacaccccacaaccaggcacaccgccagcaccaaggagcatgccaaaaacatctcacctccatatgggtggcccatcacagccaccacaataaccatgtcTGCAGCGAAatcagctagacgccacaaccaccatgctgatggtctgccaaccactggagtgcactgacacaaggagagtcaccagcagagataaagaaaaaaagaggatgtctctctctacaaaggcCATTTCagagcatctgctctatgataatattgggggacctgatcacacctctcagcattggacagatcatctaggcaacaaataaccattattctttcagaaggagagaagaaatctagggtaattagaggggggagaggggagggagtgggggatagggagagattggacaaggggcataaagaataattattatttgtaacaatatatatgctagtagtattgatttgatcaacatatctcaatgttgaaccccccaaaatatgtataatcaattttgattcaacaaataaaataaattttaaaataaataaataaataaaaaccaagtgAGGCCATATCAGTTTGGACTTTAGCCTGAGAAGTCAATGAAGATTTTTAAGCAGAAGGATGTGATCatacttggcttttttttttcatcccaaataatttcaaatatacacaaaactAGGCTCAATAATATAATGGGTCCAATGTACCCATCACACAAGCTGCAACAACCATCAACCCATGTTCAATTCTGGCCAATCCTGACCCATCCACACCCCTATCCTCTTCCCTTACCCCTGgattatttcaaagaaaatgtattctcaGTCATTATataattccctttttttttttttttttttttttaagatgaccggtaaggggatcttaacccttgacttggtgttgtcagcaccaccctcacccagtgagcaaccggccatccctatatgggatccgaacccgtggccttggtgttatcagcaccacactctcccgagtgagccacaggccggccctataatGCCTTTTAATACAACTAAGTAAGttaaatatttacacacacacatatattcctTAATATTATCACATATGCAGCCAGTGTTCAAATTTTCACTTGTTTCATAAATGTCATAattgttttgtgtcttttaaacAGATCATCCTTGCAATAGTATGAAAGGAGAGAACAAGTATTCTGGAGGTAGGGAGACTAGTTAGGTGTCATTTAAGTGAGAAGTGATGGGCACCTGAACCTGGGTGTGTCAGTGGAGATGGGAGACTGAGACAAAGGCAGTGTCAACAGGACccagaaagtaataaaaatctcaaaaagtGTTCATTGAATCTAGTAACCAATGGGATGCAAGTTTGAATGTAGTAGGTTGGTAAATGGGAGGTGCAGCTGAGCATGATACAACAGAGCAGACTGGTTCCACTACACATTcgtgattcattcattcaaccaacaataaaaaatagtacactctgggccgagcccgtggcgcactcggtagagtgcggcgctgggagcgcgacgacgctcccgccgcgggttcggatcctatataggaatggccggtggactcactggctgagtgccggtcagaaaaaaacgaccaaaaaaaaaaaaaaaatacactctgACTTATGTGACCAGGCAGTGGAGATACaggtaagggaaaaaaaaggacaaagtatCTATCCACAAGGAACTAACATTTTAGGGAGAACTCAGGTAATGAATACatgcatttgttcattcattcatttatttgacaaacatttacCGAGTGCCTACCACATggagaaaaatcaaacagaagaagGAGTTGAGCTGAGTGCTGTTTTAGACAGGGCTGTCAGGGAAGTCCTATCTGAAGAACTcatatttgagcaaagacctgaatgaagaaagaataagCAAGTGATGGGAAGATGGGAGCGAAGAATATTCCAG contains the following coding sequences:
- the RHNO1 gene encoding RAD9, HUS1, RAD1-interacting nuclear orphan protein 1 encodes the protein MPPRKKHRQRSQKAQLLFHQPPLEGPKHRYGSPQRPVTHTRLVPSKPIDHSTITSWVTPQFDTTAENWLPAHKKHHHRDQARCSSRKSTTSKFPYLTFEIPQSSSSSETLDIPLIRECPNQSEKDVSRRPLVPMLSPQSCGELSAHTLQNLPCVFIPPDIQTPESSSVKEKPIPLDQRENILSGCSLHISTPNSPNPGPILVKDTPEENYGMKVTWRRRRHMFAYLRERGKLSRSQFLVKN